In Oryza sativa Japonica Group chromosome 1, ASM3414082v1, the genomic stretch TgagatttgttgtactatatattttattttatttcatccTAAATTGTTTTTTAGACCGACAAAGTAGGATGGGAAACTTAGGATGGTATGCTAGAACAACGAATCATGGGGTGGATCAAATCCTATCGTAGCaacgtttttttttgttggacgTCTCGCACGAGACAGAGCGATGTTCTATGAGCGGGAAAAAATTAagatgaagggagtagttgCTAGGCAAAGATGAAGGGAGCAGCAGTTGGTGAGGGAGAGAAAAACTGAGAGACAGCAAATGTGGTCGCCTAGCTTGATGGTTTATATTGGCAGCGCTAGCTAGGCGGGTAGGTTCGCTTACCTTATAGGCGGCGCGTGGAGATCCGAGCCAGCATTGCGGCCGTCCCCTCCCATCCGCTCCCCCCAGGGATGGCCGGCGAGCCGCTCGGAGAAGATAAaacggcaggcggcggcgacctttctccggcggcaatggcggcgcgcATCGCCCTCCCTCTGCCGCCTCGTCTTCGTGGAGAGCCGCATTAAACAAAGAGCGGAGGCGGATCGAGCGGCCGTACGGCGTCGGTCTAGGTGGCAATGCGGCATTGCTGGGTTGACCTGTCCTCGCCCCACGACGTGTTGACGCATCACCCCACTCGCGGACACGCGGCCGCCACCCGTCGACACGTTGGACGACCATGCAGCCCAACCCGCCGCCGcattccctctccctccctcaacaaaaaatccaacaaaaatgctgcaagaagaagaagaagaagaagaagctcaaCGATGAGGGgggcagagggagaggggaatgGAAGAAGACGCAGATCGAGGGCGCGAGGAGAAAGAGATCGGAATGGAGTGTCGCGGCCGGGGTGCGACGGGTGGCGCGGGGCCGCGGCTTTTGGCCACGCGCCCGCGTCGACACCTGTCGCAACCCAAGCGGCAAACCGCGGtaccactactactactactccggTTGGTTCTTCCCTGCCGACTCGCCAGTCGCCACACGACTACTCATGTTgacacaaacaaaaataaaatgtggAGTAGTATTACCTCCGTTCAAAATGTTCTAGAACTAAACTGAAAAAAGCTATGCTTGATTAAGAAGTGCAGATAGGTAAGAAAGTTGAATGGTGAGTGATTATGATTGGTTATATcccagtacaacgaatctgaacaagattgctatattttaggacggattgGAGTACCTTTTTACGTACCAAATGGTGGGCAATTCGTCCATGACCATGTTTTGCACATGGTATCTGAAAGCGCAACATCGTCGCAGTAGCGGGGAATACCTTGCTTCCGCTATGGCGGCCGCCCCGACCACTCTTTACTAGTACTATTGATATAAATTTGCAGTTAAATTTGGTGTGAGCATACCAAGGTAATATGTGATGGTTTGGTTTGTACAGGGATACATATCATAGAGATAAGACATTGTatgtttcctttttattttttattgtaagCGGTATCTAATTACtagttcttttttatttattcATTTGCCTTTCTGTATAGATCATGTTGTGCCGTTTTAAACCATGTTCACATGACCACATCGCTATATATTTTTGGTGTATTTGCTCAAAAAGCTGGTTTTGTAATTTGCTGGAATAAACCTTTTGATGGGATTTCTAAAGATATATTTCTCTGACACATTTTCTTTCATAAGGTTTCGTTTCCAGCTTTCGAGTCCGGCCATATACGTCCATGTGCTTGAAAAACTAAACTACGATACCAGCCCAGAAACAACAGTGGGACGAGAATTCGGCCCTTTCAAAATAAGGCTTTTTTGAAAGATGGGCCTCGACTCAGCCCAGCCCACTTTCCCTTGCAGAACCAGAGATCCTATCTCAaaagaaataagttcactttaatTCCCTTATCTTGTCGTCGGTTCAAAAAGTGTCCTTCAACCGCAATACCATATATATCGTGTCCCTTATcttttaaaaccggtgcaatgtAGTCCCAAGACGGTATTagaggtggttttggctgaagTGGTGCTAACGTGGTACcaaagcaaaaataaaaaactatatGGGGCCCACATATAAGTGAAACAACACTTCCTTCTTATCCCTCTGTCGACTGCGTCCGTGAGAAGggcgaggagggggaggtgAGCGAGGAGCATCGTGGGAAGGAGCGGCAGGAGCAAAGCTAGTCAGAGGAGAAGCGGTGGGAGCAAGGCTAGGAGGAAGAGGTCGGGCGGAGGGGGGAGCGAAGGTGGGCGTGGAGTAGGAGCAGCGGGAGGCTAGGTGAAAGAGGAGCGGCGGAAGCGAGACCACAACATTATCGAATCTGCTCATCCATCTATAAGTCCAGGCTCGGAGGTGACGGCAACATATAGGATTGGTGCCAGCATAGTGTCGATAGAGAAGACTAGGATTGATGATGGAGCGGTGAACAGCTTGAGCTCCCGTCCATGGGGCTGCCTAGAAGTGCGGTGTCCTATGTGTCACCACTGCACGGGCGGAGGACGGCGCAATTCAACTTCCTAACTTCTTCCTCACTACGCACTAGCGCCTGCGCAATGGTGATGAGCCAGTCCCATTAATCCACTATCGGGGCCTCTCGGCTATGGCGAGGTAGCAGCGCGCCGCATTGCCCTAGTGCTCCGCGGAGATTTGGCGCCGCAGGACTTGGACTCCCGCTGTGAGTTCCCGTGGGCATCTGTGCAAATCGGCGATGATGGTGGTGGCCACATGCGCGGGGTTAGGCACGGTGGTCCATGGATGCCAACTGCACGTGGAGATGGCAGGCAGGTGTTAACGACCgaatttggtaatccaaggatcggagatgaagaaggaATCGAGACGGAGTTCGAGATAGAGATCGtcccggaaacagagtaaggatcggctgaagtccgaatcggctgcgacTAGGATCgacagagttcgagtcggacagggttagccgattgagccgaatccgacaatatgacatGGCATACGTTGTCGGGTTAGGTTGACGTacttcatgatgattgccatgcatggatagagtccttaGAAGGCAATagtatctattaattatgatattttatgtaatttccttagagatatgtttgcgcaaaagtctgccgcaaagacttgtggtatattagagtttgttagagataagagtcgtgtctgaTATGGACGtattttgtaattctcgggtataaatagactccgagccccatgtaatcaaattaacacacgttcaatacaatctcggcgcatcgccaccattttttactttcgttttgtatcgacgagttcttgctttcgggttgagctgtatcggtttcgatcttcaacaataggtaaaacttgttatggcggcttgcgttctcatgattagtgcttccatctccatgatactctaatcttgtttatgtaattcgtcgagttatcatatatcttatataatctccggcaaatatcgctatctaacctacaatcggctaacatctatcagtagaaggcagccgattaggttaaataccgatgttgacttagattatatacgATATCCACCaccctatgaaacatccaacgacTTGATTGTCttgatattgtccttcttttcatacttatagctacatcagttgagtttgatcttatgaatcgtgattagaatctcaatctctagcctgcctttggTTGCcaattagggtagcatcggggtttcagccgatcttatctgatttgaCTATATTTATCTTATGTGCTTagttgacatgttaaatctcccctttatgttaagatcttgttgcatttaagtatattaggcttctgtttggtatattatacttgctttaatatcttaatatagagtggtatcggagtactagccgatacatgctaaatCTATTTGAtcagctatgctataaacatatatagtctcattattagtatatatttcgatctaagtgatttatactgtctctgCATGGTGACCGatatatcccaatcacttgatttaagtatatatcgatataaggattatatattgttaatatctacagctgatcgagtagatttagttctttcttacttagtAATGGCTGTCGATCAATGCATACATGatatcggctcaaagataaatgatatgtcatcggcgactagccgatcggctatcgtttatggatttaaccacggtttctttgtctttgtttcttatTGATTGCATGAttaaatcaactggcacgctcacacaCCCAAAGacaagttttggacctgcactggagttaaacagatctcccaggcctcgtgtttttacatcaataGCAGGGCCGAGGAGACGGACCAGCGCGGCTTGCATGGCAATGTGAGTCACCGCAAACCACCGACGTTCCCTCTTTGCCGATCTCCCACTAGCCACTGTGGCTACCGTCTTCCATAGATAGGCTTGCTAATTAACTGCCACCACTCTCCTCGTCGGCGAGCTCTTGGGAAGAGATTAGAGAGGTGGAGATGGGGGAAGAGTGAGGAGAGGTGGAAGCCGTTTATGTATGAACTCCGcatgttatttatttatttgctaACTAGGATGTCACATCACCCAAGACAAACATTCATATTGTATGATCATATTTAACTCGGCTTTATAAAACATAAGGGCTCAACATTTTTGATACCGTGGTTAGAGCATGTAAACTTAAAGTTAATTAACTTtgtcggagaatgaactcctccaccagggaaccgtgaggcccccctttgtgagttcggccgggggcagcaggtgagattcgagggcttggtgagcagagctgtgtgatcttgagggggttCAATCCCCCAAAGACGATGGGACAAaagggatttatacaggttcggaccgctgagaagcgtaataccctactcctgtgcttgaTTGATTGAGTGGAGAACACAAGTGTTTGGGGTTGCGAGACTCAAGCGCCCGTTCGCTCGGAAGTCCCCCCCCCTCCACCACTAGGcttggacctccttttatacctcaaggggttaccacatgggcccaacaacctaacctgctccggtggagaagtattataatctttgcattaaatgcatgtcttgtctcttgacttgggaagccaagcacaCGTCGTCTTGATGATAGGGCAtgtcaaatcttgccgcctgacacggggggtgcccctgtcattcaccatttaatgggtgaagacttctgggctcctattacaccgaGAAATGGGAGccttgctttgaccagagcgggaggaccgactccggctgggataagaggatgagaatcTCTCACCATCActatttgatgggacatgtcaggctgcacgccgcctgacacacgagTAGTGCACAGGCGCACTAGccagtcccatcggtcattcgaccggtcacagaccctctagtctcggctagggagtggccgccgccctacctcggacccgacccccctcgggggagggccacgtggcattagagggcagcctcctccatccagtctctgggaaggagtggccgccgtcctacctcgggcctgactcccctcgggggagggccacgtggcatcggggggcagcctccttcCTCTAAACCTGATatccccgggcccatatcaccaacaaacttaggccctgtttagttcctctAAAATAGCAAAAATTTTGTTGTTTTGGAGCACTTTTCACCAAAATGGATCTAAATATTAGTAGCAATTTAGCATTTATCATTTAGGAGTCTAAAGTAGCATATTTTGTCAAAAAATGCGTTAGGTGCCGTGCTCTCTCTGTCTTTACTGGtaaacaccaactagcaaaACTTTAATGCCAAATCTTTtaccaccaaaacttttgccaaaaAAATTACCATAGCAAATTGATGCCCTTATTCTTCTCAAAATTAAAATGAAGAGACTAGAAAAGCGCAGGGGCGTGGGGCCCGGTCCACCTCCCCGTACCTTCGCCGTCACCCCCACGTCACCTCGCTCTACGCTTTTCTCCCTTCTTTCCCCTTTTCGCGCTATCCTTTTCTTGGTCCCGCACGGCGGTGATGGCGGCCACCACAGCCACAACGACCGCCGCGCCGGCCCCACACCCCCGTGCCGCCACGTCACCCCCACCCCGAATCATCCCAGCCACAAAACCTCCCCCTGACccgcgggccccacatgtcggaaAAGGGATAACACCCATCAACGAATACGATGCGGCCATGACTCGGCGCAGGATAGCGATCGGTCTAACACTAATCCGAGAGACCGAGACGCGTCGCGTGTATCACCTTTtccccattttttttaattcctatttttttttcaatttttatataaactaaaAAAACCATGCGCTACATCGGAATGATATTTTAatcatattattgttatacgacttTGAGAATTCGCttagatatttcttttttagaaaattataaactACAATTAGAAGTCCGACTTTTATCTCAAGTTAgtatgtgagtttttttaaagagatttcttatacaactttttttatatttttaaaagcaaacgaatttaaaaaataactcaaaTATAGATGATGTACTAAAATACCGTAAAAACACCTTCGATTTTTATAATAGAGATATAAATTCGTTCcgttctctctcttccttgccCTATCCGGAACAGAAACGCCTCACCCCGTCCACCTAACCGTACGTAACGGCGACCTACAGCCGccactgacaagtgggtcccagaGCACGGTGCGCCCCACACGTCTGCGTGGTTTGACGTGACAAAATCGGTGCGTGTCGTGGTGGGGCCCGCGCGTCGGTCACTGCGCCGTGGGCCCTATAAATCGTCGACGACGACCcgttcttcttccccttccaccCCGCCATtgattcctcctcctcctcgcttcgCTGCTCGAGAGCTCAATGATTCGATTCAGAGGTTGACCATGGTGTCCACGATGTACAAGGAGGCGGCCGCCACTTGCGGCGACGGGGAGCACTACTCGCGGCTCATCCGGGAGCTGTgcgcgctgctcgccgccatcatctccccctcctcctcctcctccaccgcggcggcggcgaggtctccGGGGAtgtcgcccgcggcggcggcgacgatgctgCTCGGCGCGTCGGTGGCGCTGATGCTGTGCGGGTCGGTGACGTTCGCGATCGGGCTCCTCCTCATGCCGTgggtcgccggcgtcgcgctGCTGTtcggcctctccgccgccgtctccaccctCTCCTCCGGCGTCTTCggcaaggccgccgccgccgcctcttctccGGTGAGCCACGCTTCTTCGGATAATAAGCCTGTATTAGTGGTAGCTTAGGAGATTGATCATTAGCCTTTAATTGGTTGGTGATCcctttgtaaaaagaaaaacgcATCctctttttgttgttgttgtcctCTGAATTATTGAGATGCTCTGCTTCTTTGTTCGTTGCATGATGC encodes the following:
- the LOC4327248 gene encoding uncharacterized protein isoform X1, whose product is MVSTMYKEAAATCGDGEHYSRLIRELCALLAAIISPSSSSSTAAAARSPGMSPAAAATMLLGASVALMLCGSVTFAIGLLLMPWVAGVALLFGLSAAVSTLSSGVFGKAAAAASSPVSHASSDNKPVLVVA
- the LOC4327248 gene encoding uncharacterized protein isoform X3 — translated: MVSTMYKEAAATCGDGEHYSRLIRELCALLAAIISPSSSSSTAAAARSPGMSPAAAATMLLGASVALMLCGSVTFAIGLLLMPWVAGVALLFGLSAAVSTLSSGVFGKAAAAASSPH
- the LOC4327248 gene encoding uncharacterized protein isoform X2, coding for MVSTMYKEAAATCGDGEHYSRLIRELCALLAAIISPSSSSSTAAAARSPGMSPAAAATMLLGASVALMLCGSVTFAIGLLLMPWVAGVALLFGLSAAVSTLSSGVFGKAAAAASSPYGDREAAR